The Novosphingobium kaempferiae genome includes a window with the following:
- a CDS encoding antitoxin MazE family protein: MPAPVSERVRKRRDALRAAGLRPIQIWVPDTRRPGFAEECRRQALAVAAADTTDADLDDFLDAALVDLDAEDE, translated from the coding sequence ATGCCCGCACCTGTCAGCGAACGCGTCCGGAAGCGCCGCGATGCGCTGCGTGCCGCGGGGCTGCGTCCGATCCAGATCTGGGTGCCGGACACGCGCAGGCCCGGGTTTGCCGAAGAATGCCGCAGGCAGGCCCTCGCCGTCGCTGCTGCCGATACCACCGATGCCGACCTCGACGACTTCCTTGACGCCGCGCTCGTCGACCTGGACGCCGAAGACGAGTGA
- a CDS encoding KpsF/GutQ family sugar-phosphate isomerase, whose protein sequence is MKSAFFQTRYAASALKTLDIEMQALETLKTALQGPDLSREVERAIAALAATRGRVIVTGMGKSGHIARKIAATMRSTGTSALYLHPGEASHGDLGVITKQDVVLAITWSGETAELGDILHYCNHYGVTLIVATSHAESTAARAADIALIMPPVREACPNELAPTSSTTIQLVLGDALAVALIEARGFTSSDFRVFHPGGKLGAQLSTVGEIMGTGDAIPRVGGDASLTSATIEMSRKRYGCTAVVDADDRLIGAFTDGDLRRCITVHDLNDNIGLHMSVNPLTVSADTLASDALRILNENAVSVLFVVDAGKLVGIVHMHDIVRTGVA, encoded by the coding sequence ATGAAGAGCGCTTTCTTCCAGACGCGATATGCCGCTTCGGCACTGAAGACCCTCGATATCGAGATGCAGGCGCTGGAAACGCTGAAGACCGCGCTGCAGGGCCCCGACCTCAGCCGCGAGGTCGAACGGGCCATCGCGGCTCTGGCGGCCACGCGCGGCCGCGTCATCGTCACCGGCATGGGCAAGAGTGGTCATATCGCGCGCAAGATCGCCGCGACCATGCGCTCCACCGGCACTTCGGCGCTGTACCTCCACCCCGGCGAGGCGAGCCACGGCGACCTTGGCGTCATCACCAAGCAGGACGTGGTGCTGGCCATCACCTGGTCGGGCGAGACTGCCGAGCTGGGCGACATCCTGCACTACTGCAACCACTACGGTGTGACGCTGATCGTCGCCACCAGCCATGCGGAAAGCACCGCAGCGCGCGCGGCGGACATCGCCCTCATCATGCCGCCGGTGCGCGAGGCCTGCCCGAACGAGCTGGCGCCGACCTCCTCCACCACCATCCAGCTCGTGCTGGGCGATGCGCTGGCGGTGGCGCTGATCGAGGCGCGCGGTTTCACGTCCTCCGACTTCCGCGTGTTTCACCCTGGCGGCAAGCTGGGCGCGCAGCTTTCCACCGTGGGCGAGATCATGGGCACCGGCGACGCCATCCCGCGCGTCGGCGGCGACGCCTCGCTCACCAGCGCCACCATCGAGATGAGCCGCAAGCGCTACGGCTGCACCGCCGTCGTGGACGCTGACGACCGGCTCATCGGCGCCTTCACCGACGGCGACCTGCGCCGCTGCATCACGGTGCATGACCTCAACGACAACATCGGCCTGCACATGTCGGTAAACCCGCTGACCGTGTCGGCGGACACGCTGGCCTCCGACGCGCTGCGCATTCTCAACGAGAACGCGGTTTCGGTGCTGTTCGTGGTCGATGCGGGCAAGCTGGTGGGCATCGTCCACATGCACGACATCGTGCGGACCGGGGTGGCCTGA
- a CDS encoding AbrB/MazE/SpoVT family DNA-binding domain-containing protein: MTIQVNITPNGRMSLPAEIRKRLGLVDGGAIFLEETEDGIVMRTAAQAVARAQALARQYAAGQPAADAASFLAGRREDSGE, encoded by the coding sequence ATGACCATTCAGGTCAACATAACGCCGAACGGGCGCATGAGCCTTCCCGCCGAGATCCGCAAGCGGCTCGGCCTCGTCGATGGCGGAGCGATCTTCCTTGAGGAGACCGAGGACGGCATCGTCATGCGCACCGCCGCGCAGGCCGTTGCCCGCGCACAGGCCCTTGCCCGGCAGTATGCGGCGGGACAGCCCGCCGCCGATGCCGCAAGCTTCCTTGCCGGCCGCCGGGAAGACAGCGGCGAATGA
- a CDS encoding type II toxin-antitoxin system RelE/ParE family toxin, with protein sequence MRIARKGGGKSGGFRTVYVFGGLHMPIFLLTVFAKNEKDNLTRAEQAAAVELSKLLVARYGERQ encoded by the coding sequence ATGCGTATTGCGCGCAAGGGCGGTGGCAAGAGCGGAGGGTTTCGCACCGTCTACGTGTTCGGGGGGCTGCACATGCCGATCTTTCTCCTCACGGTCTTCGCCAAGAACGAGAAGGACAACCTGACAAGGGCCGAACAGGCCGCCGCAGTGGAACTGAGCAAGCTCCTCGTCGCGCGCTATGGAGAAAGACAGTGA
- a CDS encoding histidine phosphatase family protein gives MFVIVRHGNTFEAGEPPRRIGARTDLPLTAAGLAQADALGAHFAAQNLGFLRVLASPLARTRQTADAILAHLPGAPEAEPVDWLREIDHGPDEDRTEPEVLARIGAEALAAWDARAEPPPGWTVDAEVRIAAWRALFSGDHGPTLLVTSNGAARFALIAAGLEVPGGMKLATGSYGIIRRGEDGVLGLAEWSVRP, from the coding sequence ATGTTCGTTATCGTCCGACACGGCAATACCTTCGAGGCCGGCGAGCCGCCGCGCCGCATCGGCGCGCGCACCGACCTGCCGCTGACCGCCGCGGGGCTGGCGCAGGCCGACGCGCTGGGCGCGCATTTCGCGGCGCAGAACCTCGGTTTCCTGCGGGTTCTGGCCTCCCCCCTCGCCCGCACCCGCCAGACGGCGGATGCGATCCTCGCCCACCTGCCCGGCGCGCCCGAGGCCGAACCGGTCGACTGGCTGCGCGAGATCGACCATGGCCCCGACGAGGACCGCACCGAGCCCGAAGTCCTTGCCCGCATCGGCGCAGAGGCGCTGGCGGCGTGGGATGCGCGCGCGGAGCCGCCGCCGGGCTGGACGGTGGACGCGGAGGTGCGGATCGCCGCCTGGCGCGCGCTGTTTTCCGGGGATCACGGCCCGACCCTCCTCGTCACCAGCAACGGCGCGGCGCGGTTCGCGCTGATCGCGGCGGGGCTCGAGGTGCCGGGTGGAATGAAGCTGGCGACGGGCTCCTACGGCATCATCCGCAGAGGTGAGGATGGCGTGCTCGGCCTGGCCGAATGGAGCGTCAGACCGTGA
- a CDS encoding type II toxin-antitoxin system VapC family toxin, translating to MTGIVLDASALIAMLNAEPGADRVAEAIASTRMCAVNYAEVVSHYAHLGMPPATIDAMLDPLPIEIVPADHALSRIAGRLRALTAEAGLSLGDRYCLALAQRDGLASWTCDRQWSLVAEAIGVDVVQIR from the coding sequence ATGACCGGCATCGTGCTGGATGCGTCCGCGCTGATCGCCATGCTGAACGCGGAACCGGGCGCCGATAGGGTCGCGGAGGCGATAGCGTCCACCCGCATGTGCGCGGTGAACTATGCCGAAGTCGTCAGCCATTACGCGCACCTCGGCATGCCGCCCGCCACCATCGACGCGATGCTGGACCCGCTGCCGATCGAGATCGTGCCCGCCGACCACGCGCTGTCGCGCATCGCCGGTCGCCTGCGCGCGCTGACGGCGGAGGCCGGGCTCTCGCTCGGCGACCGCTACTGCCTTGCCCTGGCGCAGCGCGACGGGCTGGCGAGCTGGACGTGCGACAGGCAGTGGAGCCTCGTTGCCGAAGCCATTGGCGTGGATGTCGTGCAGATCCGCTGA
- a CDS encoding beta-3-deoxy-D-manno-oct-2-ulosonic acid transferase, which translates to MERQTVSFPPILRSPPFPGGSSGVSLPASQGNAPGDPAALFALVREARVGGDFWAAPARAEHRVAIVRRPLNTKDYPEVDPWSVLLHAQRLEAHGDDEWIVLARVTGLAVEVLSPGRFGAPGDDAAKLDRLAAEALTCAQWRDPFTGGPSTIAAVVELLALWRSTLEANRPILAACGMAWWKRAEIRRFLWHPAHRLAIVPSADRALQIARRGGGAVAIWPSRVSPALIEKARAEGVPLVRVEDGFVRSVGLGVDLVPPSSVVVDATGIHFDPSQPSDLEAVLNGTEMHPRVLERARALRETIVKAGISKYAADLTATLPERDPNRRLVLVTGQVEDDMSVLAAGGGPGSNLALLRRARELEPDAEIWFRPHPDVDAGHRKGAVPDAEALAHADRVVRGGGMAPLLDAVDAVHVLTSLAGFEALMRGREVTCHGVPFYAGWGLTRDLGAVPERRTRTLTLDALVAGVLILYPRYLDPVTGLPCPPEVLVGRMATQSATNRLGWIAPLRRWQGRLMNLIRRK; encoded by the coding sequence ATGGAGCGTCAGACCGTGAGTTTTCCGCCGATCCTGCGCTCTCCCCCGTTTCCCGGGGGAAGCTCCGGGGTGTCCCTCCCCGCCTCTCAGGGCAATGCTCCGGGCGACCCCGCCGCGCTGTTCGCCCTGGTGCGCGAGGCGCGTGTCGGGGGGGACTTCTGGGCCGCGCCCGCACGGGCCGAGCATCGCGTCGCCATCGTGCGCAGGCCGCTGAATACCAAGGATTATCCTGAGGTCGATCCATGGTCCGTGCTGCTCCATGCGCAGCGTCTGGAGGCGCACGGCGATGACGAGTGGATCGTCCTCGCCCGCGTCACCGGGCTGGCGGTGGAGGTGCTGTCGCCGGGCCGCTTCGGTGCTCCGGGCGACGATGCGGCCAAGCTCGACCGGCTTGCGGCAGAGGCGCTGACCTGCGCGCAATGGCGCGATCCGTTCACCGGTGGGCCTTCCACCATCGCGGCGGTGGTGGAGCTGCTGGCGCTGTGGCGCAGCACGCTGGAGGCCAACCGGCCGATCCTCGCCGCCTGCGGCATGGCATGGTGGAAGCGCGCGGAAATCCGCCGTTTCCTCTGGCATCCGGCGCACCGTCTGGCCATCGTGCCGTCCGCCGACCGGGCCTTGCAGATCGCCCGCCGGGGCGGCGGCGCGGTCGCCATCTGGCCCTCGCGCGTCTCCCCTGCCCTCATCGAGAAGGCCCGCGCCGAAGGCGTGCCGTTGGTGCGCGTGGAGGACGGTTTCGTGCGCTCCGTCGGCCTAGGCGTGGACCTCGTGCCGCCGTCTTCCGTGGTCGTCGACGCCACCGGCATCCATTTCGACCCCTCGCAACCCAGCGATCTCGAAGCGGTACTGAACGGCACAGAGATGCACCCAAGGGTGCTTGAACGGGCCAGAGCGCTGCGCGAGACGATCGTGAAGGCGGGCATCAGCAAGTATGCGGCGGACCTGACCGCGACGCTGCCGGAACGCGATCCGAACCGCCGTCTCGTCCTCGTCACCGGGCAGGTCGAGGACGACATGTCGGTCCTCGCCGCGGGCGGTGGTCCCGGCTCCAACCTCGCCCTCCTGCGCCGCGCCCGCGAACTGGAACCCGATGCCGAGATCTGGTTCCGCCCGCACCCCGACGTCGACGCCGGGCACCGCAAGGGCGCGGTCCCCGATGCCGAGGCGCTCGCCCATGCCGACCGGGTCGTGCGCGGCGGCGGCATGGCGCCGCTGCTCGATGCGGTGGACGCGGTGCATGTGCTGACCTCGCTCGCCGGGTTCGAGGCGCTGATGCGCGGGCGGGAGGTGACGTGCCACGGCGTCCCGTTCTATGCGGGCTGGGGCCTGACCCGCGATCTGGGCGCCGTGCCCGAACGGCGCACCCGCACGCTCACCCTCGATGCGCTGGTGGCGGGGGTGCTGATCCTCTACCCGCGCTATCTCGATCCCGTGACCGGCCTGCCCTGCCCGCCCGAGGTGCTGGTCGGCCGCATGGCGACGCAGAGCGCAACCAATCGCCTGGGCTGGATCGCGCCGCTGCGCCGCTGGCAGGGCAGGCTGATGAACCTGATCCGCAGAAAATGA
- a CDS encoding helix-turn-helix domain-containing protein gives MSAYDSIMQGLSEALDHAQGKDIGAQVHDVVVPAVDVAAIRASTGLSQGDFARSIGVAKGTLLNWEQGRRHPTGPAQVLLAMIARKPSLVSELLG, from the coding sequence GTGAGTGCCTACGACAGCATCATGCAGGGCCTGAGCGAAGCGCTGGACCATGCGCAGGGCAAGGACATCGGCGCGCAGGTGCATGACGTCGTGGTGCCCGCCGTCGACGTCGCCGCGATCCGCGCCAGCACCGGGCTTTCGCAGGGCGATTTCGCGCGCAGCATCGGCGTGGCGAAGGGCACCCTGCTCAACTGGGAACAGGGCCGCCGCCACCCCACCGGCCCCGCGCAGGTGCTGCTGGCGATGATCGCGCGCAAACCCTCGCTGGTGAGTGAACTGCTGGGCTGA
- a CDS encoding phytanoyl-CoA dioxygenase family protein, with product MAPVWAAQLLTGAKSFLDNPLIGSRRLNARGLHVARVRLAAGLCSWRRRRLAGKVRADWREAFDRDGFVAIPDIVPPAEFPTLRAALLAYEGPAREMRQGDAITRRLAIDLDMLAAIPALRALLEREDVVALFHYVAGFRTTPLHYIQTIVSHFEGNEPDPQETLHADSFHSSLKAWLFLNPVAEDEGPFTYVRGSHRFTPERLAWERQRSLADPRAIDRLSARGSPRVSAQDLAAMKLGDAEALAVPGNTLVVADTLGFHARGLSARSGERVEIWSYARRNPFLMWLGGDLLSLPGIAERRVNWLWSARDRLEKRIGQPWRPVGTRRPTD from the coding sequence ATGGCTCCGGTCTGGGCGGCACAGCTGCTGACGGGCGCCAAGAGCTTCCTCGACAACCCGCTGATCGGCTCGCGCCGCCTCAACGCGCGCGGGCTGCACGTCGCGCGGGTCAGACTGGCGGCAGGGCTCTGTTCTTGGCGGCGGCGGCGGCTTGCGGGCAAAGTGCGAGCCGACTGGCGCGAGGCGTTCGACCGCGACGGCTTCGTCGCCATTCCCGACATCGTGCCCCCGGCCGAGTTCCCGACGCTGCGCGCGGCGCTGCTGGCCTACGAAGGCCCCGCGCGCGAGATGCGGCAGGGCGATGCCATCACCCGCAGGCTGGCGATCGACCTGGACATGCTCGCCGCGATCCCGGCGCTGCGTGCGCTGCTGGAGCGCGAGGATGTCGTGGCGCTGTTCCACTACGTCGCCGGCTTCCGCACGACGCCGCTGCACTACATCCAGACCATCGTCAGCCACTTCGAGGGCAACGAGCCGGACCCGCAGGAGACCCTCCACGCGGACAGCTTCCACTCCTCGCTCAAGGCCTGGCTGTTCCTCAATCCGGTGGCGGAGGACGAAGGGCCGTTCACGTATGTGCGCGGCTCGCACCGCTTCACGCCCGAGCGGCTCGCTTGGGAGCGGCAGCGCTCGCTGGCCGACCCACGCGCCATAGACCGGCTCTCGGCGCGTGGTTCTCCGCGGGTTTCGGCGCAGGATCTGGCGGCAATGAAGCTTGGCGACGCGGAGGCGCTAGCGGTGCCCGGCAATACGCTGGTGGTCGCCGACACCCTCGGCTTCCACGCGCGCGGCCTCTCGGCACGGTCTGGCGAACGCGTCGAGATATGGTCCTATGCCCGCCGCAACCCCTTCCTGATGTGGCTGGGCGGCGACCTGCTCAGCCTGCCGGGCATCGCCGAGCGCCGCGTGAACTGGCTCTGGTCCGCGCGCGACAGGCTGGAAAAGCGCATCGGCCAGCCGTGGCGCCCGGTGGGAACCCGGCGCCCGACGGACTGA
- a CDS encoding 3-deoxy-manno-octulosonate cytidylyltransferase: MTISPALIVVPARYGSTRLPGKPLLPIAGRTLLERVHAVARAAADLAGGCAVVVATDDARIAEHARQIGAEVAMTAAELDSGSSRACAAARSRGVLPELVINLQGDAPFVPPAVVAGLIATLREGGADVATPVYRLDWERLEALRKHKETAPFSGTTCIRGADGRALWFSKTIVPALRDEAKLRAAGPLSPVWQHMGLYGYRMAALDWFAAAPQSAYEVLEGLEQLRFLEGGRSIATVEVAPPSHAMSGIDTPADLALAEEAIARLGDPFPA; encoded by the coding sequence ATGACCATCTCCCCCGCCCTCATCGTCGTTCCCGCGCGCTACGGATCGACGCGGCTGCCCGGCAAGCCGCTGCTGCCCATCGCCGGGCGCACGTTGCTGGAGCGCGTCCACGCGGTCGCCCGCGCCGCCGCCGATCTCGCGGGCGGGTGCGCGGTGGTGGTCGCGACCGACGACGCGCGCATCGCCGAACATGCCCGCCAGATCGGCGCGGAGGTGGCGATGACGGCGGCGGAGCTGGACTCCGGCTCCTCGCGCGCCTGCGCCGCCGCGCGCTCTCGGGGTGTGCTGCCCGAACTTGTCATCAACCTGCAGGGCGACGCGCCGTTCGTGCCGCCTGCGGTGGTGGCGGGGCTGATCGCGACGCTGCGCGAAGGCGGTGCGGACGTGGCGACGCCGGTCTACCGGCTCGACTGGGAGCGCCTCGAAGCCTTGCGCAAACACAAGGAAACCGCGCCTTTCAGCGGCACTACCTGCATCCGGGGCGCGGACGGGCGGGCGCTGTGGTTCTCCAAGACCATCGTCCCCGCCCTGCGTGACGAGGCGAAGCTGCGCGCCGCCGGGCCGCTTTCGCCGGTTTGGCAGCACATGGGCCTCTACGGCTACCGCATGGCCGCGCTGGATTGGTTTGCCGCCGCGCCGCAGAGCGCCTACGAGGTGCTGGAGGGGCTGGAACAGCTGCGCTTCCTCGAAGGCGGGCGCTCGATCGCGACGGTGGAGGTCGCCCCGCCGAGCCATGCGATGTCGGGGATCGACACCCCGGCGGACCTCGCGCTGGCGGAGGAAGCCATCGCGCGGCTAGGCGATCCGTTCCCGGCCTGA
- the kdsA gene encoding 3-deoxy-8-phosphooctulonate synthase — protein sequence MILCGNAVGPQTPIFAIAGPCVIESEELTLSVAETLAATARRLGLFLIFKSSFDKANRSSDKSFRGLGMDEGLRILEKVRAETGLPVITDVHEAAQVKAVAEVVDVLQTPAFLARQTDFIAAVAASGKPVNIKKAQFMAPGDMKQVVAKARNAAEAAGHDPDAFLLCERGTSFGYNTLVSDMRGLSIMAETGCPVVFDATHSVQQPGGLGERSGGQREYVPLLARAAVAAGVAGVFMETHPDPDKALSDGPNALPLDQFEALWARMMAIDAVVKG from the coding sequence ATGATCCTCTGCGGAAACGCCGTAGGCCCCCAGACCCCCATATTCGCGATTGCGGGACCATGCGTCATCGAAAGCGAGGAACTGACGCTTTCCGTCGCCGAAACGCTTGCTGCGACCGCTCGGCGGCTCGGTCTGTTCCTGATCTTCAAGAGTTCGTTCGACAAGGCCAACCGCAGCTCGGACAAGTCGTTCCGCGGCCTCGGCATGGACGAGGGCCTGCGCATCCTGGAGAAAGTGCGCGCCGAGACCGGCCTGCCGGTCATCACCGACGTGCATGAAGCGGCCCAGGTCAAGGCCGTGGCCGAAGTGGTCGACGTGCTCCAGACGCCCGCGTTCCTCGCCCGCCAGACCGACTTCATCGCCGCCGTCGCCGCCTCGGGCAAGCCGGTCAACATCAAGAAGGCGCAGTTCATGGCGCCCGGCGACATGAAGCAGGTCGTCGCCAAGGCCCGCAACGCAGCCGAGGCGGCGGGGCATGACCCGGACGCCTTCCTGCTGTGCGAGCGCGGCACCTCGTTCGGCTACAACACGCTCGTCTCCGACATGCGCGGCCTGTCGATCATGGCCGAGACCGGCTGCCCGGTGGTGTTCGATGCGACCCATTCGGTGCAGCAACCCGGCGGCCTTGGCGAGCGTTCGGGCGGCCAGCGCGAATACGTGCCGCTGCTGGCCCGCGCGGCCGTGGCGGCAGGCGTCGCGGGCGTGTTCATGGAGACCCACCCGGACCCCGACAAGGCGCTGTCCGACGGCCCCAACGCCCTGCCGCTCGACCAGTTCGAGGCCCTCTGGGCGCGGATGATGGCGATCGACGCAGTGGTGAAGGGGTGA
- a CDS encoding glycosyltransferase 61 family protein encodes MSFRPAAFAVNRLLRRPRAELLSAATDSWQIAPGTEVIVRPAICLPGQLDRIRGSEFGSVEEVLRDFRGGFASMQGATMGYRLKNVLLSDGTLYAESAVRPLRQRAGWTPAARPAREFDTASIYESWMGNRWFGLWLANDCPTYRLAEETGHPFTTGQPTGHKADYEARLGMAPERGSSAWFRELHIFDDASNNQHKRRRADAIRDRLARDAMPEHPGVFLLRGNTGDPRVLRNEWHIAERLGRSRGFQILDPSHASVDEIAHVCANARVVAGVEGSHLNHGFAVMPPGCCALAIFPPTRAVSVMKMLTDRQEQDFAVVIGEGHDEAFTADIDDIERTLDLVKS; translated from the coding sequence ATGTCGTTTCGGCCCGCCGCATTCGCGGTCAACAGGCTGCTGCGTCGTCCCCGCGCCGAACTGCTCTCCGCCGCCACCGATTCCTGGCAGATCGCACCCGGCACGGAAGTGATCGTGCGTCCGGCGATCTGTCTGCCGGGCCAGCTCGACCGCATCCGTGGCTCGGAATTCGGTTCCGTGGAAGAGGTCCTGCGCGACTTCAGGGGCGGCTTCGCGTCGATGCAGGGCGCGACGATGGGCTACCGCCTCAAGAACGTGCTGCTCAGCGACGGTACGCTCTATGCCGAAAGCGCCGTGCGGCCCCTGCGGCAGCGCGCCGGATGGACGCCCGCGGCGCGGCCCGCGCGCGAATTCGACACCGCCTCCATCTACGAAAGCTGGATGGGCAACCGCTGGTTCGGGCTATGGCTCGCGAACGACTGCCCCACCTACCGACTGGCGGAGGAAACCGGACACCCGTTCACCACCGGCCAACCGACCGGCCACAAGGCCGATTACGAGGCCCGGCTCGGCATGGCCCCGGAGCGGGGATCGAGCGCGTGGTTCCGCGAGCTGCACATCTTCGACGATGCCTCCAACAACCAGCACAAGCGTCGCCGCGCCGATGCCATTCGCGACCGGCTGGCCCGCGATGCCATGCCCGAGCACCCGGGCGTGTTCCTGCTGCGGGGCAATACCGGCGACCCGCGCGTGCTGCGCAACGAGTGGCACATCGCCGAGCGGCTCGGCCGCTCACGCGGTTTCCAGATCCTCGATCCCAGCCACGCGAGCGTCGATGAAATCGCACACGTCTGCGCGAATGCCCGTGTCGTCGCCGGTGTCGAGGGCAGCCATCTCAACCACGGTTTCGCGGTGATGCCGCCCGGATGCTGCGCCCTCGCCATCTTCCCGCCGACGCGGGCGGTTTCCGTGATGAAGATGCTGACCGACCGGCAGGAGCAGGATTTCGCGGTCGTCATCGGCGAAGGCCATGACGAGGCCTTCACCGCCGACATCGACGATATCGAGAGGACGCTCGACCTCGTGAAGTCCTGA
- a CDS encoding glycosyltransferase family 4 protein codes for MTVILDISRLISRLRYSTPSGVDRVEMAYARGLLAHYGDDLAFAAVHPSGLYGRLKRDAARAYLDELERRWASEEDAPRQRSLASVMPQLAALLPTSKGVGSGGIGSGAEGGAVYVQASPHHLTNSAKVHRILGRERARFLCLVHDLIPIEFPEYARPSGAALHRRRIETIASAIAASGGAAVVNSAATGRSLEPWLVPGTPVHVALLGTEALPAALPEKSPDEPNTDGRPYFVCLGTIEPRKNHLLLLHLWRHLAETLPPGQVPRLIVIGRRGWENEQIVDMLERCPGLVGNVEELGGCPDARLSALLRGARALLMPSFAEGYGMPVAEALSVGTPVIASDLAALREVGGAVPDYLDPLDGPGWQAMILDHAARGPAHAAQMARLPGWHNPSWAEHMAIVAKAIEGLRA; via the coding sequence ATGACCGTAATCCTCGACATATCCCGCCTGATCTCGCGCCTGCGCTATTCGACGCCCTCGGGCGTGGACCGCGTCGAGATGGCCTATGCGCGCGGCCTGCTGGCGCATTACGGCGACGACCTCGCCTTCGCCGCCGTCCACCCCTCGGGGCTCTATGGCCGCCTGAAGCGCGATGCCGCGCGCGCCTACCTCGACGAGCTGGAACGCCGCTGGGCGAGCGAGGAGGACGCGCCGCGCCAGCGTTCGCTCGCCTCGGTCATGCCGCAGCTTGCCGCGCTGCTGCCGACGAGCAAGGGTGTGGGCAGCGGGGGCATCGGCTCGGGCGCGGAGGGCGGGGCCGTCTACGTGCAAGCCTCGCCCCACCACCTGACCAATTCTGCCAAGGTCCACCGCATCCTCGGGCGCGAGCGGGCGCGGTTCCTCTGCCTCGTCCACGATCTCATCCCGATCGAGTTTCCCGAGTACGCCCGCCCCTCCGGCGCGGCGCTGCACCGGCGGCGGATCGAGACGATCGCCTCGGCCATCGCGGCGAGCGGCGGCGCGGCGGTGGTCAATTCCGCCGCCACCGGGCGCTCGCTGGAGCCCTGGCTCGTGCCCGGCACCCCGGTCCACGTTGCGCTGCTCGGCACCGAGGCCCTTCCCGCAGCCCTGCCCGAGAAGTCGCCGGACGAACCAAACACGGACGGGCGCCCCTACTTCGTGTGCCTCGGCACCATCGAGCCGCGCAAGAACCACCTCTTGCTGCTCCACCTCTGGCGGCATCTGGCCGAGACCCTGCCGCCCGGGCAGGTTCCGCGCCTGATCGTCATCGGCCGCCGGGGCTGGGAGAACGAGCAGATCGTCGACATGCTGGAGCGCTGCCCCGGCCTCGTCGGCAACGTGGAGGAACTCGGCGGCTGCCCCGACGCGCGCCTCTCCGCCCTGCTGCGCGGCGCGCGGGCGCTGCTGATGCCCTCGTTCGCCGAAGGCTACGGGATGCCGGTGGCCGAGGCGCTCTCGGTCGGCACCCCGGTCATCGCCAGCGACCTGGCGGCGCTGCGCGAAGTGGGCGGCGCGGTGCCCGACTACCTCGACCCGCTCGACGGTCCGGGCTGGCAGGCCATGATCCTCGACCACGCCGCGCGCGGGCCTGCCCACGCCGCGCAGATGGCGCGCCTGCCGGGCTGGCACAACCCGAGCTGGGCCGAGCACATGGCCATCGTCGCGAAGGCGATCGAGGGGCTGCGGGCATGA
- a CDS encoding type II toxin-antitoxin system PemK/MazF family toxin: MKRGDLVTIAAPGDFGKPRPALVVQSDRFDATGTLTVLLLSGTPVDAPLIRVPVAPTPDNGLRKPSQVMVDKAMSVKRERIGATIGQLDAETMLSVTRSLAVFLDIA; the protein is encoded by the coding sequence GTGAAACGCGGCGATCTCGTGACGATCGCGGCGCCAGGCGATTTCGGCAAGCCGCGCCCGGCCCTCGTCGTCCAGTCCGACCGCTTCGATGCGACCGGCACGCTGACGGTGCTGCTGCTCTCCGGCACGCCGGTGGACGCGCCGCTGATCCGCGTGCCCGTGGCGCCGACACCCGATAACGGCCTGCGCAAGCCCTCGCAGGTCATGGTCGACAAGGCCATGTCGGTGAAACGCGAGCGGATCGGCGCAACCATCGGTCAACTGGACGCCGAAACGATGCTGTCGGTGACGCGTTCGCTAGCGGTCTTCCTCGACATTGCGTGA